In Solanum pennellii chromosome 3, SPENNV200, a single window of DNA contains:
- the LOC107013655 gene encoding CLAVATA3/ESR (CLE)-related protein 13-like — MAVIFKIVTNKCLFALILSIAIVFCLIHGWCNYSDNVILSSRRELIATKFDFTPFMPRHHHRKHLSPSPETEIDPIYGVEKRLVPTGPNPLHH, encoded by the coding sequence ATGGCAGTAATATTCAAAATTGTTACTAACAAGTGTCTATTCGCTCTCATTCTTTCAATTGCTATCGTCTTCTGTCTCATTCATGGATGGTGTAATTACTCCGATAATGTGATTTTGAGCAGCAGAAGAGAACTGATTGCAACCAAATTTGATTTCACGCCGTTTATGCCACGTCATCATCACCGGAAACACCTGTCTCCGTCGCCGGAAACTGAGATCGATCCGATTTACGGAGTTGAAAAACGCCTAGTTCCTACCGGCCCAAATCCGCTGCATCATTGA
- the LOC107013717 gene encoding uncharacterized protein LOC107013717: MVLLTPPRTPARAATAIAGSSKRLMLNFIGSMSLLALWLKKASRGIKTQKLGSDSPKSPLAKPKKFLATISSKAVNLRHKKKAERELVDEDFGDGGLWQRGILMGDKCQPLDFSGVIYYDSEGNRLQEVPMRSPRASPMPNYLNYASPKVN; the protein is encoded by the coding sequence atggttcTCCTAACACCACCACGAACTCCGGCCAGAGCTGCGACGGCGATAGCCGGCTCATCGAAGCGGCTTATGCTGAATTTTATCGGTTCGATGTCTTTGTTAGCTTTGTGGTTGAAAAAAGCAAGCCGAGGAATTAAAACTCAAAAACTCGGGAGCGATTCGCCCAAATCGCCGCTTGCGAAGCCGAAGAAGTTCCTCGCGACGATTAGTAGCAAAGCGGTTAATCTGAGGCATAAGAAGAAGGCGGAAAGAGAGCTTGTTGATGAGGATTTCGGCGATGGAGGACTTTGGCAGAGGGGGATTTTGATGGGAGATAAATGTCAGCCGTTGGATTTCTCCGGCGTGATTTATTACGATAGTGAAGGGAATCGATTGCAGGAGGTTCCGATGAGATCTCCGAGGGCGAGTCCGATGCCGAATTATCTTAATTACGCTTCACCCAAAGtgaattag